A genomic stretch from Thermomonospora umbrina includes:
- a CDS encoding transporter substrate-binding domain-containing protein, translating into MRVVTPSRRLCAAVVSLAALLTACTADADDAPSTLAEKAAKDRKLTIAVQPDRPGLAQRQKGSTYAGFEIDIATRVANKLGVPSSGITFIPATSADREQLLTRGKADLVIAGFAIGANRNVIFTGAYFTANQGILVNAKERELTDPGDLKGRRFCTVGQAPIMANALPGATRVKTDNDSECLVALLNRKLDAVLGHNAELAGYSLQNLGKMRLLNARLSPTDYGIALRRNEATTATTITAILKEMIADGSWARSLARHLPQLTAQRPPSLP; encoded by the coding sequence GTGCGCGTTGTCACCCCCTCCCGGAGGCTTTGCGCAGCGGTGGTGTCCCTGGCCGCCCTGCTGACGGCATGCACCGCCGACGCGGACGACGCGCCGTCCACGCTCGCCGAGAAGGCCGCGAAGGATCGCAAACTGACGATCGCGGTACAGCCCGACCGACCCGGCCTGGCACAGCGCCAGAAGGGATCGACTTACGCGGGATTCGAAATCGACATCGCTACGCGAGTGGCGAACAAACTCGGCGTGCCCTCCAGTGGAATCACCTTTATTCCAGCCACCTCGGCCGACCGCGAGCAACTCCTCACGCGGGGAAAGGCCGATCTCGTCATAGCCGGTTTCGCCATCGGAGCCAACCGGAACGTCATCTTCACCGGCGCCTACTTCACTGCCAATCAGGGCATTCTCGTCAACGCCAAGGAACGAGAACTGACCGACCCCGGCGACCTCAAGGGCCGCCGGTTCTGCACCGTCGGCCAGGCGCCGATCATGGCGAACGCGCTTCCCGGCGCCACCCGGGTAAAGACCGACAACGACAGCGAGTGCCTCGTCGCATTGCTGAACCGCAAGCTCGATGCGGTACTCGGCCACAACGCCGAACTCGCCGGATACTCTCTCCAGAACCTCGGCAAGATGCGCCTGCTCAACGCACGACTCTCTCCGACCGACTACGGAATCGCCCTTCGCAGGAACGAAGCCACCACCGCCACCACGATCACTGCCATCCTCAAGGAAATGATCGCCGACGGCTCTTGGGCGAGATCCCTGGCCCGCCACCTGCCCCAACTCACCGCCCAACGACCACCCAGCCTTCCCTGA